From Oncorhynchus mykiss isolate Arlee chromosome 6, USDA_OmykA_1.1, whole genome shotgun sequence, the proteins below share one genomic window:
- the susd1 gene encoding sushi domain-containing protein 1 isoform X7 — MYWRTALVILAFLTHAITEMRVTGQTLDVCATCHPNATCEEKVDGTGKACNCMYGFVGNGRTYCQDKNECQIGANKICGQHTACHNTYGSFYCTCLAGYSPSNNMAIFIPNDGTRCQDINECRVQGICGEGGKCTNMQGYFNCLCQVGYQVHNGAEPFHPHQDKALCKAIDCGQPPSALNAVQLAATGTHYGSVAKFGCSEGFFWKSGENSSVCGAESVWKGPSLVCEEVDCGLPPALPHSVMLWDQSTRIGSEVVYQCNSGYYNVGEGNVSVCTANGQWDKSALLCAEIMCGDPPILPHTGQVWNGSTNPGSAVLFYCKGGFYREGGGNISQCTRDGYWTKATLSCKEVDCSSPPALPHSVMLWDQSTRIGSEVVYQCNSGYYNVGEGNVSVCTANGQWDQTSFICEEITCGDPPILPHTGQVWNGSTNPGSAVLFYCKEGFHREGGGNISYCTENGFWTKATLSCKEIMCGGPPILPHTGQVWNGSTNPGSTVLFYCKEGFHRERGGDVSQCTKDGNWTKATLSCKAIDCGQPPSALNAVQLSATGTHYGSVAKFGCSEGFFWKSGENSSVCGAESVWKGPSLVCEEIDCGEPVFISHAKMLWDRTSLIELNCGAPLTLPHTNMLWDNTTVLGSVIEYVCKDGFYQEGGNSLSTCISSGQWGIVSIICKATCGPAPALANTEVVLQNTSVVFHRCLEGFHSWRGRNISVCDITGKWQAATMRCREIKPAISDLVVFNEKCLRWKADKYEEDTENYRVVFVGFRAYQRSFHDKRKKLLSSTSDHPEICLNLLPVTNYTISITALSARFTSTLTTNTSLQVPQAPEILYREIEAPLPTLWLRRSANTLDPISFYQVFVLPLEGTLVFDCSSLNTPDFSSQRKPHGQYITAQLYLRDIGKEINLTLGDGHYYGGFYNAPLQNGRDYYIILRAVSQWGGAFKHSCVIWAKVRDVSYIMKVSSLFAGGSIGVFALAICLGHCYTWCCKKT; from the exons ATGTATTGGAGAACAGCACTTGTGATCTTGGCCTTTCTTACTCATGCCATTACAG AAATGCGAGTGACTGGTCAAACGTTGGATGTGTGTGCCACCTGTCACCCTAACGCCACCTGTGAGGAGAAGGTGGATGGTACCGGCAAAGCTTGTAACTGCATGTATGGCTTTGTTGGTAATGGAAGAACTTACTGTCAAG ACAAAAATGAATGTCAGATAGGAGCCAATAAGATCTGTGGGCAGCATACTGCCTGCCATAACACCTATGGAAGCTTCTACTGCACCTGCCTGGCAGGATACAGCCCTTCCAACAACATGGCCATCTTCATCCCCAATGATGGAACCCGCTGTCAGG ACATTAATGAGTGTAGAGTCCAAGGGATCTGTGGTGAGGGGGGTAAGTGCACAAACATGCAGGGGTATTTTAACTGCCTCTGCCAAGTGGGATACCAGGTTCACAATGGAGCAGAGCCATTCCACCCACACCAGGACAAGGCCTTGTGCAAAG CCATTGATTGTGGGCAGCCTCCCTCGGCTCTGAATGCAGTCCAGCTGGCAGCCACAGGAACACATTACGGCAGCGTCGCTAAATTTGGCTGCTCTGAGGGATTCTTCTGGAAAAGCGGGGAGAACTCCTCCGTTTGTGGGGCAGAAAGTGTGTGGAAGGGCCCAAGTCTTGTTTGTGAAG AGGTTGACTGTGGCTTGCCCCCTGCCCTCCCTCACTCAGTAATGTTGTGGGATCAGAGCACCAGGATAGGCTCTGAGGTGGTTTATCAGTGTAACTCTGGATATTACAATGTGGGAGAGGGAAATGTATCAGTATGCACTGCCAATGGACAGTGGGACAAGTCAGCTTTGCTATGTGCAG AGATAATGTGTGGTGATCCCCCTATACTGCCCCACACTGGGCAGGTGTGGAATGGCAGCACAAACCCTGGCAGCGCTGTGCTGTTTTACTGTAAAGGAGGGTtttatagagaggggggggggaatattTCCCAATGCACTAGAGATGGTTACTGGACAAAGGCAACGTTGTCATGTAAAG AGGTTGACTGTAGTtctccccctgccctccctcACTCAGTAATGTTGTGGGATCAGAGCACCAGGATAGGCTCTGAGGTGGTTTATCAGTGTAACTCTGGATATTACAATGTGGGAGAGGGAAATGTATCAGTATGCACTGCCAATGGACAGTGGGACCAGACATCTTTTATATGTGAAG AGATAACGTGTGGTGATCCCCCTATACTGCCCCACACTGGACAGGTGTGGAATGGCAGCACAAACCCTGGCAGCGCTGTTCTGTTTTACTGTAAAGAGGGATTtcatagagagggaggaggtaacaTTTCCTACTGTACAGAAAATGGTTTCTGGACAAAGGCAACATTATcatgcaaag AAATAATGTGTGGCGGTCCCCCTATACTGCCCCACACTGGACAGGTGTGGAATGGCAGCACAAACCCTGGCAGCACTGTTCTGTTTTACTGTAAAGAGGGATTTCatagagagcgagggggggaTGTTTCCCAATGCACTAAAGACGGTAACTGGACAAAGGCAACATTGTCATGTAAAG CCATTGATTGTGGGCAGCCTCCCTCGGCTCTGAATGCAGTCCAGTTGTCAGCCACAGGAACACATTACGGCAGCGTCGCTAAATTTGGCTGCTCTGAGGGATTCTTCTGGAAAAGCGGGGAGAACTCCTCCGTTTGTGGGGCAGAAAGTGTGTGGAAGGGCCCAAGTCTTGTTTGTGAAG AGATTGACTGTGGGGAGCCAGTATTTATATCCCATGCTAAGATGCTATGGGACCGGACATCGTTGATTG AGTTAAACTGTGGGGCTCCACTAACCCTTCCCCATACTAACATGCTGTGGGACAATACAACTGTCCTGGGCAGTGTGATTGAGTATGTATGTAAGGATGGATTTTACCAGGAGGGAGGAAATAGTCTCTCAACATGTATATCATCAGGACAGTGGGGAATTGTTTCAATAATATGCAAAG CTACATGTGGACCGGCCCCTGCTCTGGCCAACACAGAGGTGGTGCTGCAGAACACAAGTGTTGTGTTCCATCGTTGTCTGGAAGGATTCCACAGCTGGAGAGGAAGAAACATCTCTGTTTGTGACATCACTGGGAAGTGGCAAGCTGCCACAATGCGATGCAGAG AAATCAAGCCTGCCATCAGCGACTTGGTTGTCTTTAATGAAAAATGTTTGCGTTGGAAAGCAGACAAGTATGAAGAAGACACAGAGAATTACAGA GTAGTATTTGTGGGATTCAGGGCCTATCAAAGGTCATTCCATGACAAGAGGAAGAAGCTCCTCAGCTCCACTTCAGACCACCCTGAGATCTGCCTGAACCTGCTGCCTGTTACCAACTACACCATCAGCATCACTGCACTGTCTGCCAGGTTCACCTCCACACTCACAACAAACACCAGCCTACAAG TGCCTCAAGCCCCAGAGATTTTATACAGAGAAATTGAGGCTCCATTGCCCACTTTGTGGCTACGCAGATCAGCTAACACTCTGGACCCAATTAG TTTCTACCAGGTGTTTGTGTTGCCACTGGAGGGGACTCTTGTGTTTGACTGCAGCTCTCTTAACACCCCAGACTTCTCCAGTCAGAGGAAGCCCCATGGACAGTACATCACTGCCCAGCTCTATCTGAGGGATATAGGGAAAGAGATTAACCTGACTTTGGGCGATGGACACTACTATGGAGGGTTCTACAATGCTCCTTTACAGAACGGCAGAGACTATTACATCATATTACGAGCTGTCAGTCAATGGGGAGGG GCTTTCAAGCACTCTTGTGTCATTTGGGCAAAAGTGAGAG ATGTATCCTACATAATGAAGGTTTCATCACTTTTTGCTGGGGGATCAATTGGAGTCTTTGCTTTGGCCATTTGTCTGGGACACTGTTACACTTG
- the susd1 gene encoding sushi domain-containing protein 1 isoform X8 produces MYWRTALVILAFLTHAITEMRVTGQTLDVCATCHPNATCEEKVDGTGKACNCMYGFVGNGRTYCQDKNECQIGANKICGQHTACHNTYGSFYCTCLAGYSPSNNMAIFIPNDGTRCQDINECRVQGICGEGGKCTNMQGYFNCLCQVGYQVHNGAEPFHPHQDKALCKAIDCGQPPSALNAVQLAATGTHYGSVAKFGCSEGFFWKSGENSSVCGAESVWKGPSLVCEEVDCSSPPALPHSVMLWDQSTRIGSEVVYQCNSGYYNVGEGNVSVCTANGQWDQTSFICEEITCGDPPILPHTGQVWNGSTNPGSAVLFYCKEGFHREGGGNISYCTENGFWTKATLSCKEIMCGGPPILPHTGQVWNGSTNPGSTVLFYCKEGFHRERGGDVSQCTKDGNWTKATLSCKAIDCGQPPSALNAVQLSATGTHYGSVAKFGCSEGFFWKSGENSSVCGAESVWKGPSLVCEEVDCGLPPALPHSVMLWDQSTRIGSEVVYQCNSGYYNVGEGNVSVCTANGQWDQTYFLCEEIDCGEPVFISHAKMLWDRTSLIGSVVYYQCVEGYYSTSGKCYTECGENGLWEDIEIQCEELNCGAPLTLPHTNMLWDNTTVLGSVIEYVCKDGFYQEGGNSLSTCISSGQWGIVSIICKATCGPAPALANTEVVLQNTSVVFHRCLEGFHSWRGRNISVCDITGKWQAATMRCREIKPAISDLVVFNEKCLRWKADKYEEDTENYRVVFVGFRAYQRSFHDKRKKLLSSTSDHPEICLNLLPVTNYTISITALSARFTSTLTTNTSLQVPQAPEILYREIEAPLPTLWLRRSANTLDPISFYQVFVLPLEGTLVFDCSSLNTPDFSSQRKPHGQYITAQLYLRDIGKEINLTLGDGHYYGGFYNAPLQNGRDYYIILRAVSQWGGAFKHSCVIWAKVRDVSYIMKVSSLFAGGSIGVFALAICLGHCYTWCCKKT; encoded by the exons ATGTATTGGAGAACAGCACTTGTGATCTTGGCCTTTCTTACTCATGCCATTACAG AAATGCGAGTGACTGGTCAAACGTTGGATGTGTGTGCCACCTGTCACCCTAACGCCACCTGTGAGGAGAAGGTGGATGGTACCGGCAAAGCTTGTAACTGCATGTATGGCTTTGTTGGTAATGGAAGAACTTACTGTCAAG ACAAAAATGAATGTCAGATAGGAGCCAATAAGATCTGTGGGCAGCATACTGCCTGCCATAACACCTATGGAAGCTTCTACTGCACCTGCCTGGCAGGATACAGCCCTTCCAACAACATGGCCATCTTCATCCCCAATGATGGAACCCGCTGTCAGG ACATTAATGAGTGTAGAGTCCAAGGGATCTGTGGTGAGGGGGGTAAGTGCACAAACATGCAGGGGTATTTTAACTGCCTCTGCCAAGTGGGATACCAGGTTCACAATGGAGCAGAGCCATTCCACCCACACCAGGACAAGGCCTTGTGCAAAG CCATTGATTGTGGGCAGCCTCCCTCGGCTCTGAATGCAGTCCAGCTGGCAGCCACAGGAACACATTACGGCAGCGTCGCTAAATTTGGCTGCTCTGAGGGATTCTTCTGGAAAAGCGGGGAGAACTCCTCCGTTTGTGGGGCAGAAAGTGTGTGGAAGGGCCCAAGTCTTGTTTGTGAAG AGGTTGACTGTAGTtctccccctgccctccctcACTCAGTAATGTTGTGGGATCAGAGCACCAGGATAGGCTCTGAGGTGGTTTATCAGTGTAACTCTGGATATTACAATGTGGGAGAGGGAAATGTATCAGTATGCACTGCCAATGGACAGTGGGACCAGACATCTTTTATATGTGAAG AGATAACGTGTGGTGATCCCCCTATACTGCCCCACACTGGACAGGTGTGGAATGGCAGCACAAACCCTGGCAGCGCTGTTCTGTTTTACTGTAAAGAGGGATTtcatagagagggaggaggtaacaTTTCCTACTGTACAGAAAATGGTTTCTGGACAAAGGCAACATTATcatgcaaag AAATAATGTGTGGCGGTCCCCCTATACTGCCCCACACTGGACAGGTGTGGAATGGCAGCACAAACCCTGGCAGCACTGTTCTGTTTTACTGTAAAGAGGGATTTCatagagagcgagggggggaTGTTTCCCAATGCACTAAAGACGGTAACTGGACAAAGGCAACATTGTCATGTAAAG CCATTGATTGTGGGCAGCCTCCCTCGGCTCTGAATGCAGTCCAGTTGTCAGCCACAGGAACACATTACGGCAGCGTCGCTAAATTTGGCTGCTCTGAGGGATTCTTCTGGAAAAGCGGGGAGAACTCCTCCGTTTGTGGGGCAGAAAGTGTGTGGAAGGGCCCAAGTCTTGTTTGTGAAG AGGTTGACTGTGGCTTGCCCCCTGCCCTCCCTCACTCAGTAATGTTGTGGGATCAGAGCACCAGGATAGGCTCTGAGGTGGTTTATCAGTGTAACTCTGGATATTACAATGTGGGAGAGGGAAATGTATCAGTATGCACTGCCAATGGACAGTGGGACCAGACATATTTTCTATGTGAAG AGATTGACTGTGGGGAGCCAGTATTTATATCCCATGCTAAGATGCTATGGGACCGGACATCGTTGATTGGTAGTGTGGTTTATTACCAATGTGTTGAAGGATATTACTCTACGAGTGGGAAATGTTATACTGAGTGTGGAGAGAATGGACTTTGGGAGGATATAGAAATTCAATGTGAAG AGTTAAACTGTGGGGCTCCACTAACCCTTCCCCATACTAACATGCTGTGGGACAATACAACTGTCCTGGGCAGTGTGATTGAGTATGTATGTAAGGATGGATTTTACCAGGAGGGAGGAAATAGTCTCTCAACATGTATATCATCAGGACAGTGGGGAATTGTTTCAATAATATGCAAAG CTACATGTGGACCGGCCCCTGCTCTGGCCAACACAGAGGTGGTGCTGCAGAACACAAGTGTTGTGTTCCATCGTTGTCTGGAAGGATTCCACAGCTGGAGAGGAAGAAACATCTCTGTTTGTGACATCACTGGGAAGTGGCAAGCTGCCACAATGCGATGCAGAG AAATCAAGCCTGCCATCAGCGACTTGGTTGTCTTTAATGAAAAATGTTTGCGTTGGAAAGCAGACAAGTATGAAGAAGACACAGAGAATTACAGA GTAGTATTTGTGGGATTCAGGGCCTATCAAAGGTCATTCCATGACAAGAGGAAGAAGCTCCTCAGCTCCACTTCAGACCACCCTGAGATCTGCCTGAACCTGCTGCCTGTTACCAACTACACCATCAGCATCACTGCACTGTCTGCCAGGTTCACCTCCACACTCACAACAAACACCAGCCTACAAG TGCCTCAAGCCCCAGAGATTTTATACAGAGAAATTGAGGCTCCATTGCCCACTTTGTGGCTACGCAGATCAGCTAACACTCTGGACCCAATTAG TTTCTACCAGGTGTTTGTGTTGCCACTGGAGGGGACTCTTGTGTTTGACTGCAGCTCTCTTAACACCCCAGACTTCTCCAGTCAGAGGAAGCCCCATGGACAGTACATCACTGCCCAGCTCTATCTGAGGGATATAGGGAAAGAGATTAACCTGACTTTGGGCGATGGACACTACTATGGAGGGTTCTACAATGCTCCTTTACAGAACGGCAGAGACTATTACATCATATTACGAGCTGTCAGTCAATGGGGAGGG GCTTTCAAGCACTCTTGTGTCATTTGGGCAAAAGTGAGAG ATGTATCCTACATAATGAAGGTTTCATCACTTTTTGCTGGGGGATCAATTGGAGTCTTTGCTTTGGCCATTTGTCTGGGACACTGTTACACTTG
- the susd1 gene encoding sushi domain-containing protein 1 isoform X2: protein MYWRTALVILAFLTHAITEMRVTGQTLDVCATCHPNATCEEKVDGTGKACNCMYGFVGNGRTYCQDKNECQIGANKICGQHTACHNTYGSFYCTCLAGYSPSNNMAIFIPNDGTRCQDINECRVQGICGEGGKCTNMQGYFNCLCQVGYQVHNGAEPFHPHQDKALCKAIDCGQPPSALNAVQLAATGTHYGSVAKFGCSEGFFWKSGENSSVCGAESVWKGPSLVCEEVDCGLPPALPHSVMLWDQSTRIGSEVVYQCNSGYYNVGEGNVSVCTANGQWDKSALLCAEIMCGDPPILPHTGQVWNGSTNPGSAVLFYCKGGFYREGGGNISQCTRDGYWTKATLSCKEVDCSSPPALPHSVMLWDQSTRIGSEVVYQCNSGYYNVGEGNVSVCTANGQWDQTSFICEEITCGDPPILPHTGQVWNGSTNPGSAVLFYCKEGFHREGGGNISYCTENGFWTKATLSCKEIMCGGPPILPHTGQVWNGSTNPGSTVLFYCKEGFHRERGGDVSQCTKDGNWTKATLSCKAIDCGQPPSALNAVQLSATGTHYGSVAKFGCSEGFFWKSGENSSVCGAESVWKGPSLVCEVMLWDQSTRIGSEVVYQCNSGYYNVGEGNVSVCTANGQWDQTYFLCEEIDCGEPVFISHAKMLWDRTSLIGSVVYYQCVEGYYSTSGKCYTECGENGLWEDIEIQCEELNCGAPLTLPHTNMLWDNTTVLGSVIEYVCKDGFYQEGGNSLSTCISSGQWGIVSIICKATCGPAPALANTEVVLQNTSVVFHRCLEGFHSWRGRNISVCDITGKWQAATMRCREIKPAISDLVVFNEKCLRWKADKYEEDTENYRVVFVGFRAYQRSFHDKRKKLLSSTSDHPEICLNLLPVTNYTISITALSARFTSTLTTNTSLQVPQAPEILYREIEAPLPTLWLRRSANTLDPISFYQVFVLPLEGTLVFDCSSLNTPDFSSQRKPHGQYITAQLYLRDIGKEINLTLGDGHYYGGFYNAPLQNGRDYYIILRAVSQWGGAFKHSCVIWAKVRDVSYIMKVSSLFAGGSIGVFALAICLGHCYTWCCKKT from the exons ATGTATTGGAGAACAGCACTTGTGATCTTGGCCTTTCTTACTCATGCCATTACAG AAATGCGAGTGACTGGTCAAACGTTGGATGTGTGTGCCACCTGTCACCCTAACGCCACCTGTGAGGAGAAGGTGGATGGTACCGGCAAAGCTTGTAACTGCATGTATGGCTTTGTTGGTAATGGAAGAACTTACTGTCAAG ACAAAAATGAATGTCAGATAGGAGCCAATAAGATCTGTGGGCAGCATACTGCCTGCCATAACACCTATGGAAGCTTCTACTGCACCTGCCTGGCAGGATACAGCCCTTCCAACAACATGGCCATCTTCATCCCCAATGATGGAACCCGCTGTCAGG ACATTAATGAGTGTAGAGTCCAAGGGATCTGTGGTGAGGGGGGTAAGTGCACAAACATGCAGGGGTATTTTAACTGCCTCTGCCAAGTGGGATACCAGGTTCACAATGGAGCAGAGCCATTCCACCCACACCAGGACAAGGCCTTGTGCAAAG CCATTGATTGTGGGCAGCCTCCCTCGGCTCTGAATGCAGTCCAGCTGGCAGCCACAGGAACACATTACGGCAGCGTCGCTAAATTTGGCTGCTCTGAGGGATTCTTCTGGAAAAGCGGGGAGAACTCCTCCGTTTGTGGGGCAGAAAGTGTGTGGAAGGGCCCAAGTCTTGTTTGTGAAG AGGTTGACTGTGGCTTGCCCCCTGCCCTCCCTCACTCAGTAATGTTGTGGGATCAGAGCACCAGGATAGGCTCTGAGGTGGTTTATCAGTGTAACTCTGGATATTACAATGTGGGAGAGGGAAATGTATCAGTATGCACTGCCAATGGACAGTGGGACAAGTCAGCTTTGCTATGTGCAG AGATAATGTGTGGTGATCCCCCTATACTGCCCCACACTGGGCAGGTGTGGAATGGCAGCACAAACCCTGGCAGCGCTGTGCTGTTTTACTGTAAAGGAGGGTtttatagagaggggggggggaatattTCCCAATGCACTAGAGATGGTTACTGGACAAAGGCAACGTTGTCATGTAAAG AGGTTGACTGTAGTtctccccctgccctccctcACTCAGTAATGTTGTGGGATCAGAGCACCAGGATAGGCTCTGAGGTGGTTTATCAGTGTAACTCTGGATATTACAATGTGGGAGAGGGAAATGTATCAGTATGCACTGCCAATGGACAGTGGGACCAGACATCTTTTATATGTGAAG AGATAACGTGTGGTGATCCCCCTATACTGCCCCACACTGGACAGGTGTGGAATGGCAGCACAAACCCTGGCAGCGCTGTTCTGTTTTACTGTAAAGAGGGATTtcatagagagggaggaggtaacaTTTCCTACTGTACAGAAAATGGTTTCTGGACAAAGGCAACATTATcatgcaaag AAATAATGTGTGGCGGTCCCCCTATACTGCCCCACACTGGACAGGTGTGGAATGGCAGCACAAACCCTGGCAGCACTGTTCTGTTTTACTGTAAAGAGGGATTTCatagagagcgagggggggaTGTTTCCCAATGCACTAAAGACGGTAACTGGACAAAGGCAACATTGTCATGTAAAG CCATTGATTGTGGGCAGCCTCCCTCGGCTCTGAATGCAGTCCAGTTGTCAGCCACAGGAACACATTACGGCAGCGTCGCTAAATTTGGCTGCTCTGAGGGATTCTTCTGGAAAAGCGGGGAGAACTCCTCCGTTTGTGGGGCAGAAAGTGTGTGGAAGGGCCCAAGTCTTGTTTGTGAAG TAATGTTGTGGGATCAGAGCACCAGGATAGGCTCTGAGGTGGTTTATCAGTGTAACTCTGGATATTACAATGTGGGAGAGGGAAATGTATCAGTATGCACTGCCAATGGACAGTGGGACCAGACATATTTTCTATGTGAAG AGATTGACTGTGGGGAGCCAGTATTTATATCCCATGCTAAGATGCTATGGGACCGGACATCGTTGATTGGTAGTGTGGTTTATTACCAATGTGTTGAAGGATATTACTCTACGAGTGGGAAATGTTATACTGAGTGTGGAGAGAATGGACTTTGGGAGGATATAGAAATTCAATGTGAAG AGTTAAACTGTGGGGCTCCACTAACCCTTCCCCATACTAACATGCTGTGGGACAATACAACTGTCCTGGGCAGTGTGATTGAGTATGTATGTAAGGATGGATTTTACCAGGAGGGAGGAAATAGTCTCTCAACATGTATATCATCAGGACAGTGGGGAATTGTTTCAATAATATGCAAAG CTACATGTGGACCGGCCCCTGCTCTGGCCAACACAGAGGTGGTGCTGCAGAACACAAGTGTTGTGTTCCATCGTTGTCTGGAAGGATTCCACAGCTGGAGAGGAAGAAACATCTCTGTTTGTGACATCACTGGGAAGTGGCAAGCTGCCACAATGCGATGCAGAG AAATCAAGCCTGCCATCAGCGACTTGGTTGTCTTTAATGAAAAATGTTTGCGTTGGAAAGCAGACAAGTATGAAGAAGACACAGAGAATTACAGA GTAGTATTTGTGGGATTCAGGGCCTATCAAAGGTCATTCCATGACAAGAGGAAGAAGCTCCTCAGCTCCACTTCAGACCACCCTGAGATCTGCCTGAACCTGCTGCCTGTTACCAACTACACCATCAGCATCACTGCACTGTCTGCCAGGTTCACCTCCACACTCACAACAAACACCAGCCTACAAG TGCCTCAAGCCCCAGAGATTTTATACAGAGAAATTGAGGCTCCATTGCCCACTTTGTGGCTACGCAGATCAGCTAACACTCTGGACCCAATTAG TTTCTACCAGGTGTTTGTGTTGCCACTGGAGGGGACTCTTGTGTTTGACTGCAGCTCTCTTAACACCCCAGACTTCTCCAGTCAGAGGAAGCCCCATGGACAGTACATCACTGCCCAGCTCTATCTGAGGGATATAGGGAAAGAGATTAACCTGACTTTGGGCGATGGACACTACTATGGAGGGTTCTACAATGCTCCTTTACAGAACGGCAGAGACTATTACATCATATTACGAGCTGTCAGTCAATGGGGAGGG GCTTTCAAGCACTCTTGTGTCATTTGGGCAAAAGTGAGAG ATGTATCCTACATAATGAAGGTTTCATCACTTTTTGCTGGGGGATCAATTGGAGTCTTTGCTTTGGCCATTTGTCTGGGACACTGTTACACTTG